The genomic region TGAGCAAACTGGGTCTCCAACTGCTTGCGACGCCGCAAAACCGTTTCAATCGCCGCCAGAGTCTCCTCCCGATTGTGCCGCTTGCCCCGCAAATCTTCCTCCGCCGCAATGCGCTCCTGCTCCAAAGTCAAATGGTCCATGCGGGCTGCGTTGCCCTGTTTGGCCAAGATCTCCTTGGCTTTGGCCCGTTCGCTCACCAAGGGCAGAATGGCCTCCAGCTTGCGGATTTCCACCTCGATGGCCCGTAAACGGGCTTGCTGTTGGCTGCGTTCCGCCTCCAACGCGGCAAGTTGAGCCAAATGTTGGCTCCATTGACTCTCCAGAAGATGTTTGTGACGTTTTGCCGTTTCAGGAGAAATTCCCTCCGGAGCGGCATAGTCGCGCCGTGGAGGATCCTGACTTAACGCCTCCCAGCGGGCCAGTTCGGCACGTGCTTCCTGCCATTCTCCTTTCAGGCGCTCGGTATCGGCGTGGCTTTCGGTGGCATCCAACCGGATAAGGGGATCTCCCTGTCTGACAAAGCTGCCTTCCTGTACCAGGATCTCCCGAACGATGCCGGGATCCAGGGGTTGCACCTTTTTGACCCGTCCGCTGGGGATGATGCGTCCCTGAGCCACCGCCACCATATCGACCTCTCCGACGCATGACCAAATCAGCGCCCCCAGGAAGAGGATCATCAGGGTATAGTTGGTCCAGCGACCTGCCGGAGAGGGTGGGGAATCGGTGATCTCCAGAACGGCAGGCAGGAAGGCGGTCTCGTGGGGCAGACGTGGCGACGGGGGGTTGTTGCGTTCCAGGAAACGGGCGGCAAGATAGACCTGCCAGTGTCGGTGAAGGGAGGAAAGCATCCGTTTTCCTTTTAATATTTTGTCCTTTAGAAAGTAAAAAAAGAAAATGTTCTATTCTTTGACGTAGCTTTTCTGTTTTTTATGTTAAAGAAATTTCTATGAAAAAGAACAACAAATAAAGTTAAAGGATAGAATATTTTATTTTTACTTTCTATAAGATAATATATTGAAAGGCAGTTTTATTTATTCTTTTTCAGTGTTGCTCCTGAATGCGATGTAATTTGGCATACCGCCCCTGGGCCACCAGCAATTCCCGATGACTGCCATCCTCCACAATCCGCCCTCCCTCCAACGTGATAATACGATGCGCCTGCCGCACCGTGGATAAGCGATGCGCTATGACAAACACCGTGCGTCCTTCACAAATACTCTGCATGTTGTGCTGAATGATCTGCTCCGACTCGTAATCCAGAGCACTGGTAGCCTCGTCAAAAATCAAAATGGACGGATCGGTCACCAACGCCCTGGCAATGGCGATTCGCTGTCGCTGCCCCCCGGAAAGTCCCCCTCCCCGTTCCTCCAAAATGGTGTCGTAACCATGAGGCAACTCCAGAATGAACTCGTGCGCACCCGACAATTTGGCCGCCTCCACCACCCGTTCCATGGGCAATCCCGGATCCGCCAGGGCGATATTGGCCCGCACGGAGCGATTGAAAAGATAATTCTCCTGCAACACCACCCCAATCTGCCTCCTTAACCAAGCGGGATCGACCAGGGAGAGATCCACCCCATCCACCAGTACCCGCCCCCCTTCCGGTACGTAGAGACGCTGCAACAACCGGGTCAGAGTACTCTTCCCGGAACCGGAGGTGCCCACGATGCCCACCACCTGCCCGGCGGGAATATCCAGGGAAAGTTGTGAGATGACGGGTGGCCCGTCCAGCCGATAGCGAAAGGTGACATGATCAAAACGCACATGACCCCGTAAAGGAGGCAGGGAGGCCCGACCCGGACTGTCGGTGTGCGGCTCCGCCGTGGCATTGAGAATGTCACCCAGCCGCGCCAGGGAAATGCGGGTTTGCTGGAAATCCTGCCACAGAGAGGCCAGACGCAGAATCGGCCCGCTGACCCGGCCCGATAACATGTTGAAAGCCACCAGCTCCCCGACACTCAACCGATTGTCCAGAACCAGATAAGCCCCGAACCAGAGGATGAGGGCGGTATCGAGCTTGTTGATGGCCTGGGCGGTTTGGCTGGCGATATTGGAGAGATTGGCGGCACGAAACCCTGCCGCGACATACCCGGCCAGCTGATTTTCCCAATCCCGGCGCATCTGGGGTTCCACTGCCAGGGATTTGATGGTCTCCATGCCGGCTACCGCTTCCACCAGGAAAGATTGATTTTCGGAGCCACGACGGAACTTATCGTCCAGACGGGCGCGCAGCACCGGCGTCACCAGAACGGAGAGCAGGACGTAACAAGGCACCGCCCCCAGCACCAGTGCCGTCAGCAACGGACTGTAGAAGAACATGATGATCAGAAAAATGAAGGTGAAAAAGAGGTCGATGACCACAGTGACGGAGTTTCCGGTCAGGAACTGGCGAATATTTTCCAACTCCCTCACCCGAGCCACGGTATCCCCCACGCGGCGCACCCCGTGATAGGCCAACGGCAGATTGAGCAGATGCTGGAAGAGTCGGGCACCCAATTCCACATCGATACGGTTGGTGGTGTGGGAGAAGATGTAGGTACGCAAACCACCCAGAATGGTTTCGAACAGGGCAATGGAGACCAGGCCAAAGGTCAACAGATGGAGGGTACTCAGGCCGTGATGCACCAGAACCTTGTCGATGATCACCTGGAAAAAGAGGGGAGAAACCAGGGCGAACAGCTGCAGGAAGAAGGAGGAGAGCAGCACTTCCCCCAGCAGATGCCGGTATTTGACCATCGGAGAGATGAACCAGGTGATGTCGAAAGGACGTTGCGGCCCGGCCAGCTGGGCGCGATGGGCCAACAGAATCAGCTCCCCGGTCCAGGAGGGTTCGAAGATCTCCTGCGGCAAAAGCAGGGGTTTGCATTCCAGCGGGTCATGAAGCAGCACCTTGTCGTTTTGGTAGCCGAGGATGAGAAACCAGTTCCCGCGCCGGTGGCGACCCATGGCGGGCAGCGGGGTTTTGGCGAGACGCTCCCAGGTGGTGGAGACCTTGCGAACCTTGAACTGGCAAGCTTTGGCGCAACGCAGCAGCTCCACCTCGCCCAGGATGCCCCCCGGCGGGGCGAAACGATGGCGCAACTGCTGGCCATCGGCGGGCAAGCCCGCCAGACGCATGGCCGTCAGCAGGCAGGCCAACCCGGTATCGGGCTCTTCTGGAATGGAAGGATTCGACTCACGCACGACAAAGCCTCATTACACGACAATCAGGGTCATATACTTTACTATTATAATTTAGACAAGGAGCCTACCAGGAAATAAAGTAGACTATACAAGAAGCAATATCATAACGGCCTGTTCTTGCTATAGATTTTTCTTAATTATTGTCTAAATTTTTCCTGTGAATTCGGCTGCCGCACATACATATAATATTTGTTAAAATTTTATTATGTATGTTATTTATTCCTTCTTGGGATATTTTTCTTCTG from Magnetococcales bacterium harbors:
- a CDS encoding HlyD family type I secretion periplasmic adaptor subunit gives rise to the protein MLSSLHRHWQVYLAARFLERNNPPSPRLPHETAFLPAVLEITDSPPSPAGRWTNYTLMILFLGALIWSCVGEVDMVAVAQGRIIPSGRVKKVQPLDPGIVREILVQEGSFVRQGDPLIRLDATESHADTERLKGEWQEARAELARWEALSQDPPRRDYAAPEGISPETAKRHKHLLESQWSQHLAQLAALEAERSQQQARLRAIEVEIRKLEAILPLVSERAKAKEILAKQGNAARMDHLTLEQERIAAEEDLRGKRHNREETLAAIETVLRRRKQLETQFAQTAWEKVVDAERQTAVLQREVEKALQRWERCLLTAPEEGIVQQLQVHTPGGVVTQAQELMWIVPSREGVEVEAMVLNKDVGFVHPGDEVVLKVETFNFTRYGTVSGKVRHLSRDAVEKEQVGLVYPVRVKMDREVIQVEGEAVRLSPGMAVVAEISSGKRPLIAYLLSPILKTLKEGFQEK
- a CDS encoding type I secretion system permease/ATPase encodes the protein MPEEPDTGLACLLTAMRLAGLPADGQQLRHRFAPPGGILGEVELLRCAKACQFKVRKVSTTWERLAKTPLPAMGRHRRGNWFLILGYQNDKVLLHDPLECKPLLLPQEIFEPSWTGELILLAHRAQLAGPQRPFDITWFISPMVKYRHLLGEVLLSSFFLQLFALVSPLFFQVIIDKVLVHHGLSTLHLLTFGLVSIALFETILGGLRTYIFSHTTNRIDVELGARLFQHLLNLPLAYHGVRRVGDTVARVRELENIRQFLTGNSVTVVIDLFFTFIFLIIMFFYSPLLTALVLGAVPCYVLLSVLVTPVLRARLDDKFRRGSENQSFLVEAVAGMETIKSLAVEPQMRRDWENQLAGYVAAGFRAANLSNIASQTAQAINKLDTALILWFGAYLVLDNRLSVGELVAFNMLSGRVSGPILRLASLWQDFQQTRISLARLGDILNATAEPHTDSPGRASLPPLRGHVRFDHVTFRYRLDGPPVISQLSLDIPAGQVVGIVGTSGSGKSTLTRLLQRLYVPEGGRVLVDGVDLSLVDPAWLRRQIGVVLQENYLFNRSVRANIALADPGLPMERVVEAAKLSGAHEFILELPHGYDTILEERGGGLSGGQRQRIAIARALVTDPSILIFDEATSALDYESEQIIQHNMQSICEGRTVFVIAHRLSTVRQAHRIITLEGGRIVEDGSHRELLVAQGRYAKLHRIQEQH